The genomic region ATGTTTATCAATTCCTTCGTGTATTTATTTTTCGATGTTTTATGCGATATGAACCATGTACCATTGATTAGTTTTCATTCTTTGCAGGACAAAAGAAGGAATAGATATTGACATAGTGAAAAAACTCTCTTCTATGTTGTATCAACACAATGTTCATGCCCAGAGTTTTAAGATGGCAAGGGATATACTTTCAGAAGGCAATGTTTCTGACCTAAAGCTCCGTCTTATTTCCGAGCGGCGCACCGATGGGAGAATTTATAATCAACCAACTGTTTCTGAAGTTGCTGCTCTAATTGTTGGTGATGTTGACACTGCTGAGAAGAGGGACATAATAATGCACAAACAGACTGGACAACTTCAAAGAATAGATGAATATCATACATCATATTTGGGATTTCAATATCCATTGCTTTTCCCCTATGGCGAAGATGGTTACAGGCCGAACATTAGACACCgtagtcaagattccaacaatcGGCGTAACTCAGAATCAATGACTGGAGTAGCCGACAATGAGGATGTTCCGTGGGAGGAAGCAAATAAAAGAAATAGGCTCACAATTAGAGAGTGGTTTGCATTTCGTATTCAAGCCAGAAAGGATGAGGCCCAAACAGTTATCAGATCAAGAAGGTTATTTCAACAGTTTTTGGTTGATGGTTATACAATGATGGAATCTGAGAGACTTCGATGGTTAAGAAAAAATCAATCTAAACTTAGAGTTGGAAAGTATAACTATCTCACAGATATCAGAACCAATGGACATACCGATGGTGCAAACACAGGGAAAAGAGTTGTCCTTCCATCGTCCTATGTTGGTAGTCGCagatacatggatcaactttactTTGATGGAATGGCAATATGTAGTTATGTTGGATTTCCCGATCTATTCATAACGTTTACGTGTAATCCAAACTGGCCGGAATTGAAACGTGTACTTGCTCCTAATAATTTGACACCAGCAGATCGGCCTGACCTCATAGCAAGAGTATTTAAGATGAAATTCGATGAGTTACTGTCAGATTTGACTAAAAAAAGTTGTATGGGCAAAGTTCTTGCGTGTAAGTATTGATTCATCTCAAAACTGATCATACGTTAATTTTATTCTTAACCATCATTATTCATACTTTTTTTTTCTGTTGTAGATATGTACACAATTGAGTTTCAGAAGAGAGGCCTTCCCCACGCTCATATTTTGATATTTCTACATCCATCCAGCAAATATCCAACACCTGCTGATATTGACCGTATTATATCTGCCGAAATTCCAAACAAGGACACCGACGGAGACTTATATAATTTGGTAAAAAGTCACATGATACACGGACCTTGCGGAAACGCAAACCGGCTTTCGCAATGCATGAAGGATGGTAAATGTTCCAAATACTTTCCTAAAGACTTTCGGGCTGAGACGGTTGTCGATCAAGATGGTTATCCGGTTTACAGAAGAAGGGACAACGGTCACACTGTCATTAGGAATGGTATAGAGGTTGACAATAGATTTGTTGTTCCTTACAATGCAAAATTGTTGTTGAAGTTCAGAACTCATATTAATATGGAATGGTGCAATCAAAGCACAtccataaaatatttgtttaaatacaTCAACAAAGGCTATGATCGAATAACAGCTGCaattgttatgaatgaaaatggaTGTCCTATTGAGCGTCAAGATATTGATGAAATCAAGCAGTATATTGACTGTAGGTATGTTTCTCCCAGTGAAGCATCCTGGAGGATTTATGGTTTCCCCATTCATGGAAGGAGACCAGCTGTGGAGAGATTACACTTCCATTGCGAAGGTCAACATTCAGTCTACTATACTGACATCAGCAATGTTTCCAATGTCCTTGATAAACCAAGCGTAACTGAATCGATGTTTACGGCATGGTTTGAAGCTAATCAGAAATACACCGAAGCTCAACAGTTAACTTATAGcaattttgtttcaaagtttGTATATGTCAAAAAGAAAAGAGAGTGGAAACCCAGGCAGAGGGGTTACACAATTGGCAGGTTAATTTGGGTTCCTCCAACTACAGGAGAATTGTACTTTCTCAGAATGATGCTTACACATGTCAAGGGCCCTCGAAATTATTCAGAACTGAAAATAGTTAACAACGTCAAATACGATACTTTCCGTGATGCATGTTTTGCAATGGGATTTATTGGGGATGATCGTGAATTTATAGCTGCTATTTCAGAGGCATTTCAGTGGGGTTCTGGCCACTATTTAAGATTGCTTTTTGTCCACATGTTGTTGTCAAGTAGCATTAACAGACCAAGGCATGTGTGGAGCAAAACAAGGGATCTTCTATCTGATGGAATTCTTTACTCTCAGCAGACTATTGCCAACAACAGAGGTaacattttattgaaaaaatgaaTTAGATATAAACTTCattaacttcattttttaaataattctttTGCAAACTTCTGTCAAATAGGTTTGAGGTTGTCAGAACAAGAAATATACAATCTAACTTTGATTGAGATAGAAAAGTTACTACAACGTAACCGTAAGAGCCTGAGCGACTTTCCTGGGATGCCAAAACCACAAGGATATGTTCCCGAAGAATTTGGCAACAAGCTTATTTACGAAGAGCGGAACTACAATCCCGATGAACAACTTCAAGAATTTAACATGCTGTATCAGAATCTCACAGGTTTCTTCACTGTCCATTTGAAATCTGTTATAAATGTAAAACCAAATTAACAATAGCATAGCATAGTATCTTATGATTGTTTAAGAATAATTTCCTAATTACCAACAGATGAACAGAGGGATGTATTTAAGAAAATCATGATGGCCGTGAACAACCAGAATGGAGGCGTGTTCTTTCTTTATGGTTACGGCGGTACAGGCAAAACCTATATGTGGAGAACACTAGCTTCTTATATAAGATCAAAGAAACAAATATGTCTGACAGTTGCTTCTTCTGGGATTGCCTCACTATTACTTCCAGGTGGCCGGACGGCGCATTCTAAATTCAAAATTCCGATTCCCACGCTTGAATCTTCGACATGCGACATTAACAAAGGGAGCGATAGAGGTGATCTACTAAAACTATCAAAGTTGATAATCTGGGACGAGGCTCCAATGTGTCACAAATTTTGTTTTGAGGCATTGGATAAAACTATGAAGGATATCATGGGTGGATCCAAagcatcaaataaaatatttggaGGTAAGGTAATAGTCTTTGGCGGTGATTTCAGGCAAATTCTTCCAGTGATTCCAAGAGGCAGCCGCTCGGATATAGTTCATGCTACAATCAATTCATCATACATATGGGATCACTGCAAGGTTTTGAAACTCACAAAGAATATGCGACTACAGCAGTCGGCAAATACCACCAGTTCCGCAGAGTTAAGACAATTCTCAGATTGGATTTTAACTGTTGGAGATGGGAAGATATCAGAACCAAATGATGGTTACGCAGAGATCGACGTTCCTAAAGATCTGTTGATCTCTAATTTTGATGATCCCCTTCAGGCAATATTTGAATACACCTATCCAAATTTTGCCGTTAATTACAATAATGTGGATTTTCTACAGTCAAGGGCAATATTAGCTGGAACCATAGAGACTGTTGATCAAATCAATCAGTATATTTTAGAATTTGTTCCCGgtaatcaacatttttttataatattgcgttttgtattttattttttcatgccCAATATTATTTACAACAACAAATAACATTGTCAACCCGCAGGTCAAGAGAAAGAGTATTTAAGCTCGGATTCAGTTGATACAACAGACGGTGACGGCAATGAATCTTTTGATGTGTTAACTCCAGAGTTTTTGAATGCCTTGCAAACTTCCGGTGTCCCCAATCATAAAATCAAATTGAAGATCGGTACACCAATAATGCTGCTCAGGAATATTGACCAAGCAGAAGGCCTTTGCAATGGAACACGTCTCATTGTTACCAAATTGGCCGATCATGTTATAGAAGCAAAAATTATTTCTGGAAAGAACATTGGTGGTATTGTATACATTGCACGAATGGATATAACTCCGACTCAATCACCATGGCCCTTCCGAATGACCAGAAGACAGTTTCCTATAATGGTATGCTACGCTATGACAATCAACAAATCTCAAGGTCAATCTTTAGATTTCGTCGGTATATATTTGCCAAGAAGCGTGTTCAGTCATGGTCAATTTTATGTGGCAGTATCAAGAGTGAAGAGCAAAAAGGGTCTAAAGATTTTAATTCACGACAAAGACAAACAACCATTGTCGGCGACGACGAATGTCGTTTTCAAAGAAGTCTTTGAAAATTTATAATTGGACAATTAAATGTTCCATTCAATTAgtattttgacattttaaacgcCATGCACGTTAATCATTTAAAGTTCTGGAGATTCtaatgaagatcttgaaggatacTATGATTTTTTCGTAGATgcacaatatttttttttgtatgggCAATATATAGTATATGCAACTCATGGATATATATTTTTTGCAATTCACACATTCTTCAATTATATATCATTAGGAACAAATGCCATAAAGAAACAGAAACATGCTCTAAAAGAATTACATCATAAAAAGATCCCCTTTTTAATAAAACAGCTCCACCAAACAATATAAAACTGTAATTCTTTTTAAGACTAAATCACTTTGTTACCATACAGTATAGCATTTGCAACATCATTCATAGAAATAAACAGAGGTAAAACTAAATCGCAGTCAACATAAATTCCATATTCTTAAACAAACACCATTCACAACACaaagtctaaaaataaaaaacatccaACCCAACACAAACTATAAAGATAACAAACAACCAACCCAACACATTACCTTCGTATTAAATCATACCAGCAACATCAATTCCTGTTCACTAACCGAACAAACATCAGATCTGAAAATGGAATCATTGAGAATTCCAGCACGTCTCCTGATTTAAGTTTTTTCTCTCTTGCAAAAGAGTACCATCCAACCCCAATATGTATTTCATACTCATTCCTTCTGGCCCTAAGAATTTCGCACTgatatccttttccatcaacaagATCTACCATCCTTATTGCATTCTGCGTCTTTCCAAAGCACGTCTTCGATATTTCCATAGGAACATTCTGCAGATTTTACAACATGCATGATATGTACATGAGCTTtacaaatatatacataaatacaTTAAATTTTTCAAGATATTTACCAGTGCATTTTGTCCATGCATGTTTGATTCTGTGACATGCTTCCTCCACTTTACTTCACCACTATAATCAGCAATGCATTCCTCTTCAGTAAGAAATCCATGGTTTATGagattttttaacattttatcttGCTCTTCGTCGAACTCTTTAATGATTTGACGTGCCCACTCAAGGGAGTCTCTTTCCGGATCACTTAAACATTATATACAACAGTACAATTATTCTACAAATTATAACAAAATTTTTCGAATATAACtattcattgttttttttttgttgttaagaACAACAGTCATATTAGAACAGATCTAACAAAAACCTTTAATAAATACTAAGTTATCAACTATACATCCCCAATTGAGATCAATTTTTCAGTGCATGCAAAACTAGAGAAGTCTGAAATTTTTTTATGTAAGAAGAAATTTTCTTTAAGCATGCATTTTACACTTACCTGCTGGAAGGAGAAGGAACAAATGGTACCCCCCACTTCACCATTTTCCAAAGTGTTAATGATAATAGAGCAAGATTTTATCATTTATCAAAAACTTCCTATATATGCCCTTAGGTATACACTTACAGTTTGGGCCGTGAAAATTGATGGGCCTTTATTCTATAGGACATAAAAACCAAAgacaatttaaaataatattcatcATTACACTTTgtaacatgtatatatatattgtaaaccATACATCAttacttttttaaattttgttatatatgtttcaatatatttccttttttattcgcagtacaaaataaattaattcatttatttttttttattattaataacatatatttaaATATCTAATAGAGTATGGACTTatgtttttttgaaatatttttcactTTCTTAACAGATACAGAAAAAAATGAATTCATATTCTAAATGACAGCATTCTAACAAAATAATAGTTTTGATTTTACAAACATATGGATTCACCGATTCACAATAAAGTTAGGTGCCAAAATAGTCATCCATAACATATAAATATACTTATATATACCATAACAGCAGAATTATAAAAAAGATGCAACCAATAGAAGTTAAACAAAAAACATAGTTGAGTTTTCATAGAGTTAAGGAACACTGCAGTCACAGTTCAAAACAAAATTCCATCCAACAAAAACATTTAAATTCCCCCATACATAAGGGAAGAAGAGTTTATACTGAAAACACTTAATAAACATAATGGTTAACAAGTTCTTCCACAAATTTCCAAGacccatcatttcttcttcatcGTAACATAAATGAAACTACCATGTCGGGCCAATTGACAGGTAAGTTTGTCACCTCTCTTGAACCCTTTGGCCTTCACGTATGCGTACCAGCCTTTGGTCATGTATTTCTCAGATGGACTTGGAACCCCGTTACGATATGCCGTCTTCACAGTACACTTGAATTGTTGATACAGATCACAATCTCTAATGGTTACCTCATTCTGATTTCTTGCCAAGCAGTCTAATGCTATCTGCTTAGGGAAATGCTGCAACAACACAGAGATTCCATTGATCAAACACTTGACATAGtgaagaattaaaatacaagGTAAATTTCGAGCATGCTTACCTGGACATTATCCTTCTTTACTTTTGAATTCTTAATAGCAATATCCCAGCAGTAAGTCGGCTTTCCCCCCCACATCCTTATCCTAACATTTGATACATTTTTGCCCTTCCGTGCAAGTTTCACAGTACTTTTCGTTTTCCCATCTGCATCAGCTCTTTTGTTGGCAGTCCTGCACTCAGCCTGCATATTTGTACTCTTACAAAGGACACTTGCTTTGTTTCCAACTGTTTTCTCAACAACAGTGTTGGAGTTCTCAGTGGTTTTGCTATTTGGTTGATTATCATTCCCAGAGACAAGGGGGACATCATTTTGTTCAACCTTAACATCCCTTATAATAACAGCTGTGTTGACGACATTGGAAACAACTACAGGGGCATTCTTTGAAGTTTCTGCAAATGTAACagatttctttgattttgtcttATCTTTTCTAACAGACCTGGCACAAGATTTTTTTTCAGAACCATCTGCAACCTCATTCACGAGTTTCTCTATCTCAATCAATGCAGTCTCCTCACTGGAAGAGCAGTTGTAACTCCGTTAGGACGTTTTGAAggaaaaaataaacaataataatccTAAGTCTTACTTAAATAAGCTTAAAATTTCAAGATTAAGAACTTGAAAACAGATATAAGATGACAATCTGGAACGATAACGAAAACTATTACAAAATAATGAGTAACACTAACAGCCTAACAAAGATAAGTCAGACTTTCACAATATTCCGAAACGGGAACTTCAGAAATAGTAAGGGTTATACTCCATTTACATCATTTTCTAAAACTCACACAAAACCATTTTTATCATTCAGATTTAATCaaaaaaaaccctaaaccctaaataaATCGGGGctggaaaaaataaaaacaacccaAATAGAGGAGGAAATAATGTTTCTGACCTCATGACACCATCATCGTCGTCTGATATCCACCCATGCGTTGGCTTTCGTCCACCTCTAACCGTCTTCATTtcttagtatgttgagaagaaatgcctttttttttttgctaaacaAGAGGAATGAAATCAGTAAAACTGATGTGATGTGAATAGTTCAAAATATATCATGACTATACCTTGCACGCTTCAGTTTCCCCAGACTTTTTCAATAAATGACACCTATTTAACCAATCATAACTGTTCCCTATTAACCACGGTGTAACCAAATCAATTAATAAACATTTGGAACAACGCTTTGCATTTGTAACTAAAAAAATGCATTCATGTTATCAGTATCCGTTAACCTCAAATATACATGCACACAATACTTTTTCTATCTTCACCCATACCATgcattgttttttatattttttatatcctatttttgtttgttttttattaccTACTCTTTACCATATTTGCCGGAATTCTAAACAGCAAAAAAGttgaaaagaatttttttttttatacctATATAGTAGAATCAATTTTTTATGGCCAATTATTACATGCTATCcactaattttaaataaactgTTAGTTAATTTCATCAAATTGAatagcaaaataaatttaatcAGAGCCAGAGATTAAGTcacatattattttataaatacttgaatatatcattttttaaattattatatatatgttaGAGCAAAAATTGTTGatcaaatattttgaagttgttttttttCACTTAGGTAAGtattatgaataaataaataatttttttaaaaatactataCATATTTTAAATAAACTGTTAGTTAATTTCATCAAATTGAAtagcaaaataaattttatcAGAGCCAGAGATTAAGTcacatattattttataaatacttgaatatatcattttttaaattattatatatatgttaGAGCAAAAATTGTTGatcaaatattttgaagttgttttttttCACTTAGGTAAGTATtaggaataaataaataatttttttaaaaatactataCATATTTTTAAACACTTAATATTCTATTAAAAAAAGTATAAATAATCTTAAAcatttaatgtttttaaaaaaataccatACATTTACAAAGCTTTCACATGCTTTTCTTATCTTCAATTTTATTATTACCAATTATATTGTACTGCAAATTTTGATACAGAATCTACTTTCATGTAATggtatctttatttttactttatataCTATATATCATTAACACTTTGATCCTATTAACCCACACATGAAACACAATTTAAACAAATCTGAAAGCATAGCTACATTACAATAACAACACCAATTAAACTAAAGTAAACCATGCTAATAATCATTTAAATGTTAAAGCATCTGTCCAAATCATATAACCATGATATTGGAATTACATAAAAGGTTATCAAACCATTGACTGTTAAAGTTCAGATACAGAATatcaaaataacataaaaaaagttCCAAACATTACATTAAACTTGATAGATTTAAAACAAAAGAACCCAacaacatcattcaaaacaaactgCTCCTATTCCAAACTGCAAAACCACTTCATCCAGTCTAGCCATCAACACCTAAACCTGCATTACACAACAATAACAATTTCACAAAATTACCAGTAGCATACGGTACAACAAACAAATCATTCAATATAGATATTACAATAGTTTATGTGTCTACAGAGATGTTCCTAACCATTGTTTCAAGGTTCTTCACCAAATCTGCCCATTTAATCCAGTCACTGTAATACAGAAGAGAAAAATAGAGTTATTGCGTGGAATGACAACAAACTCATCTACCCTAATATCATCTTCTTTCAATACAGTCTTTGAATAAAAATGACATACCTTTCACTTTCAAACACGATCCTACCAAGATACACTGAGCTGGATATCTCAACCATTCTCGGATTTATCTGCAGTCCTACACTTCCCATAACATCAGCCACAAATTGAATGTCTTCTAATAAAGCAAAACGCAAACCAGCCCTAATCTCCTGATGCTTCCCCGCCCATTTTATTCCAATCATCTCATTCTGCCACAACATTCCTATGTTCTTAACCTTACTGTCCCTTTCCCAGCCGCATGCAACATTGTTGATTGCATTCAAAGCCCATTCAGTGTATAGTCTGGTAATCCGCTGTTTCTTCGCTCTCAACCTCATTCGGAGTTGCCTGGATCTATGCTTCATCCTTCGCTTCATCGCGAATCTTTCGACAGGGTCCTCAACGACAAGAAATTTCAGTGACCTAAATAACAAACAAACATCTAATAGATTCAGAATCCACAAAAAAACAATCGAAATAAAT from Vicia villosa cultivar HV-30 ecotype Madison, WI unplaced genomic scaffold, Vvil1.0 ctg.004673F_1_1, whole genome shotgun sequence harbors:
- the LOC131642230 gene encoding uncharacterized protein LOC131642230; amino-acid sequence: MDGLNQKALEDKWFSSVLSKKRSAEARLHRKRQLQSKRAKKYNGLQKENVGKTTPISSHDNAHARIPFSTISQNIPSSSNSVITTLQKTHASSVISNLANSLNKKRPRVVTCRNINMTGTNLKNRFDNVVGERGSTSSKNSPLHTTEINELFGDDNEEENMHDDSSESWSSDDSMVMDEDEEDMDNQAVVVNALPSGDFYDIGDPVFECPKCGANMWYLERKTKCRQTLSPKFTMCCGDGKVQIPLLREPPPVLQKLLFDQTNPESKLFQQQIRLFNMMFAFTSPGAKMDNRFNNGRGPPNYRIQGQSCHRIGSMLPLPGQNPRFAQLYIYDTEHEIQHRLNGFKTKEGIDIDIVKKLSSMLYQHNVHAQSFKMARDILSEGNVSDLKLRLISERRTDGRIYNQPTVSEVAALIVGDVDTAEKRDIIMHKQTGQLQRIDEYHTSYLGFQYPLLFPYGEDGYRPNIRHRSQDSNNRRNSESMTGVADNEDVPWEEANKRNRLTIREWFAFRIQARKDEAQTVIRSRRLFQQFLVDGYTMMESERLRWLRKNQSKLRVGKYNYLTDIRTNGHTDGANTGKRVVLPSSYVGSRRYMDQLYFDGMAICSYVGFPDLFITFTCNPNWPELKRVLAPNNLTPADRPDLIARVFKMKFDELLSDLTKKSCMGKVLAYMYTIEFQKRGLPHAHILIFLHPSSKYPTPADIDRIISAEIPNKDTDGDLYNLVKSHMIHGPCGNANRLSQCMKDGKCSKYFPKDFRAETVVDQDGYPVYRRRDNGHTVIRNGIEVDNRFVVPYNAKLLLKFRTHINMEWCNQSTSIKYLFKYINKGYDRITAAIVMNENGCPIERQDIDEIKQYIDCRYVSPSEASWRIYGFPIHGRRPAVERLHFHCEGQHSVYYTDISNVSNVLDKPSVTESMFTAWFEANQKYTEAQQLTYSNFVSKFVYVKKKREWKPRQRGYTIGRLIWVPPTTGELYFLRMMLTHVKGPRNYSELKIVNNVKYDTFRDACFAMGFIGDDREFIAAISEAFQWGSGHYLRLLFVHMLLSSSINRPRHVWSKTRDLLSDGILYSQQTIANNRGLRLSEQEIYNLTLIEIEKLLQRNRKSLSDFPGMPKPQGYVPEEFGNKLIYEERNYNPDEQLQEFNMLYQNLTDEQRDVFKKIMMAVNNQNGGVFFLYGYGGTGKTYMWRTLASYIRSKKQICLTVASSGIASLLLPGGRTAHSKFKIPIPTLESSTCDINKGSDRGDLLKLSKLIIWDEAPMCHKFCFEALDKTMKDIMGGSKASNKIFGGKVIVFGGDFRQILPVIPRGSRSDIVHATINSSYIWDHCKVLKLTKNMRLQQSANTTSSAELRQFSDWILTVGDGKISEPNDGYAEIDVPKDLLISNFDDPLQAIFEYTYPNFAVNYNNVDFLQSRAILAGTIETVDQINQYILEFVPGQEKEYLSSDSVDTTDGDGNESFDVLTPEFLNALQTSGVPNHKIKLKIGTPIMLLRNIDQAEGLCNGTRLIVTKLADHVIEAKIISGKNIGGIVYIARMDITPTQSPWPFRMTRRQFPIMVCYAMTINKSQGQSLDFVGIYLPRSVFSHGQFYVAVSRVKSKKGLKILIHDKDKQPLSATTNVVFKEVFENL
- the LOC131642231 gene encoding uncharacterized protein LOC131642231 produces the protein MASFSQVVKACRSLKFLVVEDPVERFAMKRRMKHRSRQLRMRLRAKKQRITRLYTEWALNAINNVACGWERDSKVKNIGMLWQNEMIGIKWAGKHQEIRAGLRFALLEDIQFVADVMGSVGLQINPRMVEISSSVYLGRIVFESESDWIKWADLVKNLETMV